CTGAGTTAACCCCCCTTAACCCCCCCATCTCTGGTCGCTTAacctttgtgtctgtgtgaatcTTTGAACCTGACCATACTTGTTTACTTTTTACGAGACATCGACTGAGCTTCATACAAATCCCAGTGTTACTGTAATCAGATGAGTGGACAGATATAGGCTCGTGCTGAGTTGACAACAGTAGGCaagcggggggggggataaaCTCTAAAGTTGAACGTTCTTTCACTTGCATCATCCCAAACTATTCCACCACACAGTTTCTGGCCTTCACCATCCTGTAATAAGTCACCTGCAGCTGCATTATGATCCATTATGACACATCAGTGAATGTCTAGAGGGTGAGAGAGGAGGCTAGTCCATATCCACGACATTTCACTGCCgagattgctccgttgccaccGGAAAGTCcgccggatgtcactctttttaggccggatgtccgttCTCTTCCGCTCTCTTTGTTTATGCAGTTTAAACTCTGgttggatttctgaggactatggttacctgctcctcagatctctgcagggtgaatctagacagctagctagactctctgtccaatctgagttttacatacacatgttccCCCAAAACACCGCTCCCAatacaattgtgattggttacttttttctcccatccttgaatgctgtgtggactagccagaccctccttcgcagggctgtggaggaaggtctggcaatgtgagaatAAGGGGAGGCAGACTAAATCATAAATGTAAATTTACCTGCAACATTAGTCCGATGAGGGTCGTTGACATGCGagcagctcccccccccccccgctcagCTGTTTTGTCTTTACCCTCAACGTCACAAGGCTTGTGCAAAATGTGTGATGTTGAACACAACAAGAGCAGGATGTCTGCCagcaacaacaagaaaaaaaaaaaaaaaacccggcCAAGGCCACTCTCAAAGTGTCTCACTAACAACGGGGCAGAGCACACAGATAATAATTCCAGGCCGTGGTGACCTGCCCAAACACTGTGGAAGGTTACCTCCTCCGAAGTACTCATTAACAGCACACTCATGCCAAAACATGTCTGGATGTACACATGATGAGGTCAACGCCGTCCATGCTGCTTTTACTGTACCTGTACACACCTGGCTGTTCACTCCAACACAAAATGTGTGAAACCTTTTTGCCACAAGGAtgctttgaataaaaaaaaaatacatattcagATACAAACAAGTACAAATAATACACTGAGACAATTGAATGCGTCCcacagccaaaaaaaaaaaaaaaactgggtaggaggaagggagacaaaataacacacacataaacagacacacacacacacagacagacacagggcaAGGGACCAATCTCATGCTGATCTCAGGTTGAGGTCCAGACTACAGCCCGGACCTGAAGACGTCGGCGATGTTGCGCCCAGTGATTGCCACAAGGATACATGAAGGCCTttaatgtgtgaatgtttataaATTACGTCTTGCGTCATCTGTTTATGATTGCACAAAATTTGcactttgttgaaaaaaaaaaatccattgttgttttttatgtagCCTAACATCTCTGTTTGTTAGTAGTCTTCAACAAACACCATTTCCCACAAGCCCGAGACTGGAAAGCAgcaggaaaggagaggagaggaggagtgaACACTGTGAAGACAGCAGTTTGCTGACAGCAGACATTGCAACTTTAAAAATTGCTGTAGAAAAAAGTTTAAGTAAGTTTTATAGATATGGACGACACCAAGTTATGATGATACCTACCTACGGTACTGCGCTGGTAAGTGTTCATAGgagctgttttgttttctgtcctcACAATGTAACATTGCTTAACTGTTAAAATCATTGTTGAACTGTTAAGGTTTCAATTTCTAATTgtagtgtgtaagtgtgtgtgtggtgttgtagtggATGGAAAGTAAACCCCAGGAAGAAACTTCTAACCTTCTAACCTTTTCTTCAGGGAATTTATTTTCTATTGCTAGTGCTCACACCTTCAACAGGACATTATAGGACAGAGACGTGATCGGGACAAACAACAGACTATTAACGTGTGCAACATAAAGTGATTTATGTtctgatttttcctttttacgttgttttttttaaacattttttacatttcaacatttttctgGGTTAATTGAGCTGACACCTTGGTTTGTTTGCATACTCCCTGATAACTACAGAGATTCAGTGTCTCTTATAGGGGCCTTGCAGCGTGGACACAAAACGACTAttgtctgtctttattttgtctgtctgaGTTTGTCCAAGTGAACCTGTAAGCACGTTTGCATAATCGGTGTTTGACAACAGAGTGCACATAGAATAGGTCGAATAAAGTACGACTGCGTGCGTTTTACAGGTACGTTCAACCTGAAATGTAATCCTTTATTTTAACCACACTAAGACACATTGTAATATTGTCTGATTAGACGTGCAGCTTATGCTACagactgcatttaaaaaaaagtttattccAATTCATTCAGGCTGAATGTTAAACGTTTCAAATAAAACAGACtaaatgtattgtaatgtaaatgtttacGGCGCTGTCATGAACTGTTGCATAGCAATCCTAAGTACAAGTGGGTGTCTTCTTGTTGACAGTCAACATAGCCGAGATAGCTGTCTCTCTGCATTGCTATACAGTCTAAACATGTTTTCTCTGGCTACCTGGGAAATGGTCGTGGACTTCATGACACTCTTTTGTGTTAACAtggagattgttttttgggctCAGTTACTAAAGTCAGCGTCTTTATGTAGAGTTTAGATCCTAACCGCAGATGCCCAAGGTCCAAATCCGACCTGGggcaatttcctgcatgtcttccccctctctatCCCTCTCTTTTTAATATCTAAGCTGTCCCAATGATTAGAGGTGGAAATGCTCAAAAataatcccccccaaaaaagaccCCGAAATGAAAGATTTATTATCTCAAGAGGAGGGTGTTGGTGATTCCAAAAGCTGCAAAAGATCTCATCAGCCCTGTGTCATACTTGGTCAACCGCTAAAACTGCTATAATTGCAAGTTGGTCACCAGGGTGCAAAACACGTGGTGCAGTACAGGCTGTTCCCCTGGGATTCTTAAACAAGAATACACTTGAAAGGGCAAAACAACACAAGAAAGGATAACATGACCTTGTGATAGTGTGAACTCCATGTACAGGCGTCTGTCTTGTAGTACAGTTTGCACCATAAAGTCACTTCACACCATCTAAAAAGATTCTTCAAATGTCGTAAAACTGAGGTAAATTGAGGTCCCATAACCACCCTGGTTaccagaaataaacaaaaagccTTACGATtgaataaaaggttttattagtGAGAGTTTATTGTTATAACACGAGCAAACTGTTTTATTGGGCCTGCTGATAAAAAGTTAACTCAACTGAATAAACAAGAGAGCAGCTAATGGGTTACAGAAGATCCAGTCCTGTTAAGTTAGGATTCTGTCACTGCACTCACCCTCACGCAACTCCTGTCACACAACTCTTTTATGCCCTGGACAAGACATGTCCTTACACAATGTAGCATTAACGCCTGACCATCAAAAAATCAAGGCCGAAAATGCTATGTAATACAGACAGTACATGCTAATGTGTTCCTTAGGCTGCTGgtgtaggcctacatattaagtcTGGTAAAGGGCAAATGTTGTAAAGATGTCTTGAGGTTGTAAACCTGTGACTGTTGTCTGAGGCTGTAAGCAAATGGGTATGGTCAGTATTGAATGAAAGCTTTGTATCATCTTTTTGtgacttctaaaaaaaaaaaaccacttcaTTCATGGACACATTTTACCATTTTACAATGAGAGCATTTCATAAATCCAGGTGATGAAAGAAGAATATAATCTTTCAATTAgaatacatttcaaataaaactgGAGACAGGTTTTGGCGGCAGGGTTATGTTTATTTCTGACTAATTGGTGTCATTAAATGATATACGTGATGGAACCCAGAGATAAAGTTTCTTGATAATGGAAGTAAACTTTGAACTCCCGTTTGACGTGAAGTGTTATGATTTTGCAAGCTTGTTCCAGGACTGTTGTGTCTCTCATACACTGGGACTTGTTTTAAGAGCTGTGGTAGTAAAATCTCTGATGTACCAGGAAGTTAGATATTGCACCATCAGCCAGTGACATGCCCAtagaagtttaaaaaagaattataaGGGCATGCCCTTGCTCATTCAGCAGAATTTCCTCTCTGGTTTATACACTTTGCAGCTCAGACAAGCCGGTACACGAGAAGCGAGCGCAACATAAACAACCTCAGCAGCTCTGCTCACCTGTTTCAACCTTTCCCAGACTGCCTTTTGGAGGTTGTgctcaaaggtcccatggcatgaaaatttcacttgaTGAAGTTTTAGCAATAACATTAGTTCCCCAAGCccgcctatggtcccccagtggctggaaatggtgataggtgtaaaccgagccctgggtatcctgctctgcctttgagaaaatgaaagctcagatgggccaatctggaatcttgcccctcaTGACATCACAAGGTTACCtccactttctctgctttgcccgcccatgagagagggacatcatggctttcaaacgagcaaagtgccagctggtcaaggccacacccccagttTCCACcttgcctccccccccctcctaaaAGCAGCTACAGacttagaaatggcacatactaaggaaagctcattgggggactggctctggtggctgtaattctgcaccaaggctgaattttgggaaagagacttcagatgcagtattaggggaccactaaggtctatataaaagagacttcagatatggtattagcaTCCATTAtggaaaagcatccaaagagcaccatgtcatgggacctttaaaactgGGGCAGTGAATCCATTAACTCAATCTAACAACTATAAGGAACTTGACAAGACTTATCAAAGGAGACCTCATGATAATCAAACTTAATTTTGAATGGGTCAATATTGACGTTTGCTCAAGAGCAGCACCTTATCCTTATCAGATTTTCCTTAGGAGTACATGTGTGAAATGACATGAGTTTTCCACTGCATATTGTTGAAGGAAATGGCACAGCCTGGTTTTCGGGTAAAATCCATCAGTACTTCATACACTGACCGTTCGTGTCCTGTTACAACACAACACTTGTCCTACAACCAACCAGAATTTATGGATTAACATGTGATACTGTATAATTCTAAATCCAATTCTAGTCCTCATTgccatttaatacatttttaacatctTAGACTTTCTTTTAAGCCTTTGACACAAGGATTTGTCTTTAAAAATTAGATTCTATTTGCTACTCAGTGCACTACACTTACCTTTACCATTTTATTTAAGTGTTTGAATTCTGTGTGAAATGTATGTACTATATACTGGCCTCAAGAATTATTGTACACCGTTTGATAGATGCAAAAATTCCAATCATGTAACACTTGGCAGTGAACAATGAAACACTGACTTTGAGGAAATGAATGGAGAAactcaatgcaaaaaaatgaaaaggccaAGATCTCCAGACTTTTGATGCCTAGTATTGGTCAAACTACAAAAacacttcccatgatgcaacttCATATATACATTATCTTCTCTTAGTTAGGCCTTCTATTGCTGGTAAATGACCATGACTTTCAGTCAGTCGGCAGATTGCACAcaactttgtttacattcacTTTCCGTGACGAGCACGCAGCcataaacacaaatcaacagagaactcTGTAATGAATCATTATCTAAGAAGTGTAGTGAAGCAGTGCTGTCTAACCGTGCTCGGTTAGCGCAATCTCAGCACAGCCCGAAACGATTTATCATGAACTAAGTAACAATAGTCTTAGCCAAGATGCTAATGGATTTAGTTACAACCTACCTGCTACctgcaccttgtacggcagcctcagccacagtgtataaatgtgtgtgaatggttcctgtactatgtaaaagtgctttgagtagaaaagcgctatgttagaacagtccatttacatttacacaaacacgtttaacttgtttttttctgatggtCAGCACATTTTTTATAATACAAACAATTGCATAGTGGTAGACAGCGGgacaggttgggtttagtaaaacaATAATGggacgcgggacaacaacggacggttgggtttagaaaaataagaaagcgacggttgggtttagtaaaagaagaacaagcggttgggtttaggaaaagaagaacaagcggttgggtttaggaaaagaagaaagcgacggttgggtttaggaaacgtgacacgcagGACACAATCCtcagtctcctgggtgaaagtcctgtgttgtttgacccatccaacacCCCAACCAACATCTCTATGCGGATGTTCggcctttcatactactctctacagTAGTCCCTCTtgatgctacgtcatcttctcattgagaATCATGCTGTGATCACAAAAGATGcctcccattgaaatacatcaGTTTCAAAAACGTGCTGACCGTCACGAAAAAAAACGATAAAcgtgtttgtgtacacaaatcaaATAGATTAAATTACGTGACCACTTCACAAACTGCCTTTAGACTGGGTTAGACGGTTGTGTGTATGGCTCAGGGaaagaggtggaggaagagcAGTGTGCTCATTTATGCAATATAAATTATACTTTTCGCTCCatcttcctccattcactgccatGTTCAACATaatccacatttctgagcaaaacacAGAGCAAAGCACTTTTTTAAATAGCTGATATGCccacatttttaagtttatccacataaatttctatatcaatacgttcacaaaggccttctgGTGCCTACAACAACgttattttattgatatatcgtatccttttggtgatatgatcatttttTTGAGAGCTTGTTCAGTGTCTGAATAGCTGGTGTCACAGCTGACAGGCACAGCAGGTGCTCCGGTCGTTAACTGATTACAGATCAGAGAGATGACGTCACAGAGATTAAGGCTTCCtagctgtgtttacaaacaTGGCCACTGATAGTTCTCATCCATCAACAACCATCTCAGTCTCTATGTCTCTGTCAATTTCTTTGCTGTTGTCTCCATAACTCCTTTTAAAACAGACAGAgtgaaaaaactaatttgagctgtgtgtccctgtgtgtgtaccAAGCATAGTgggcgtccctgtgtgtgtaccAAGCATGGTgggcgtccctgtgtgtgtaccAAGCACAGTgggcgtccctgtgtgtgtaccAAGCACAGTgggcgtccctgtgtgtgtaacaaccatagtgtgcgtccctgtgtgtgtaacaagcacagtgggcgtccctgtgtgtgtaacaagcttagtgtgtgtccttgtgcgtgtgtgtgtgtgtctgtgtgcgcgcgcacgccaggaatgcacgcacacacacacacacacgtggacTAACTGACCAATtgactgactcctaactgactTCAACACCAACAGCTGTTTCATAGAAGACAGACTTGGAGATgagtaggaggaggagaggaaggagagacaaGAGGTGTGAGCCTggttggtttagcgctagctacgtcatagctgtttctgggaaaccgaaacatcttaaataggttttaaaaagtcatatctctgaagggttaaggcactttttattattttttatgaagttttattgctatttggatgtgcaccaagtagtaggcacactgataaaatttctgcggaattttctagttaaaTTATCATTATTTCTACTGCTCCTCGTATCTCTGCACTTGGGTCCAGGCCATATCTCTGACCCCCCCCCTTATCTCGAAGCCGATGCTGCGACCTTCCTCTGACGAGTAGATAAAGACATCATGGCTGGTAAGAGAAGATACAGATCAGCTGCTGATGGGGCGGCGGGTGTGAGATGTAGCTAGATGACTGACAGTGGTGTcagtgggtgggggggtgtagAGTGTATCTGAGCTGAGTGGTGTCAGTGGGGGGGGTGTAGAGTTTATAGGAGCTACATGACTGACAGTGGTGTCAGTGGTTGTTGGACTCGGAGCAGAATGGCTGCAGTCACAGAGCTCTCCTTCCTGCTGGTCGCTCTCATCAACAGCATCCATGCAGGAGAACATATTATTATCCAGGAGGAAGGGTCCTCTTACACCTTCACCccccccaagaacaccatctcCTGCCTGATCTCCAGGTTTGTTGGTGGGGAGAACCTGGTGCTGTGGaacacctctgacctctggtccAACCAGTCCTCAGTACCTAGACCCCTGAAACGACGACGGGTCAGCAGGGTTAAGACTTCTTCCTACACCATCCGCCGCCTGACCCAGTCAGACTCCGGCCCGTACCGAGAGGAGTGCTGGACCGAGGGCACCGTAACCCATGGCACCAACATCACTATCATGGTTTGTTCTAGTAGTTCTGTTGGTAGGAGAGATATCAGAGCGAGACTCGGAGAAACAGTGGACCTGCCATGTGACAGAGCAGCTGGTAATCAGTACGTCCAGTGGCTCAAAAAGGACTCTCGATATAATCAGGGGACATGGAGCAGAGTTTTTGGGGACAAGACGACATCAGAGATAGAGGATGTTAGAGGAAGATACCAAGTGGTGACAAACTCATCAGATCTTCGTGTTTCCAATGTCACAGCAACAGACTTTAGATGGTACAGCTGTCTGGTGATGGACCAGCAGCAGTGTGTCAGCAGTGAGACTCTAGCGTTGAGACCATTGTATGAGGTAATCCACGGCTCAGTGGGGGAGACCGTCGTGTTGCCGTGCACCGTCGCTGACTCCACTGATGAACAGCCCCCCCACTGGAGGAAGTATAATCCAAAAACACACTCCTACCATGACCCAGGACTACTAAACCAGACTGATTGTTCAGTAGACCAAAATTACTCGCTGGTGTTTCCATCTCTAATGTTACATCACTCAGGTCGGTACCATTGTGATGCGTCTTGGAGAGAGCAACTGTATGATCTGGTGGTGTGTCCCACATTTGGTCCCCCTGCTGTAGAGCTCTTCTCAGAGGGAGATGATGTCACTCTAAGATGCACAGATAGGAGAAAGGGTAGGGGGCATCTTTGGTTCATCAAGTCAGACCGAACAGAGGGAAGAGTCTTTAATGTAAAGCCTGATCAGAGCATGAGCAGAGTGAGATGGAACTATGATAATGGTAACCTGGTTATCTCTAATATCTCAGTGGGAGACCTGGGGGGGTACTGGTGTGCAgttattgatgatgatgattttctGTGTGAGTCAGCAGAGAGGACTATTTTAGTGTACATAGAGCCCTTTGGGATCTACTCCACCTTTTTCAAAGTGAGATGCTCAGTGCTCAGCGTCCTGCTGCTGATGTTCTGTGCTGCTGTAGGtgatgatacacacacacacacacacacacacacacacacacttctgttaGGGGAGATTGGGTTAATAGTTTAACATGTTGGGCATtcactttttaacattttattataaatatattcatgtgtgtgtgtgggtcagtgtgtgtggtgtgtggtgtgtggtgtggtctgtggtctgtctgtcttgtgttgCGTGTGtcgtgggtgttgtgtgtgtgtgtgtgtgtgtgtgtgtgtgtgtgtgtgtgttccagatgTATTTTGAATCCTAATATTATGGGATGGTGTATATTATCTATGAAGGAATGAATTGTCTTTAATGCACTCATAATAATTGTATCTTGTAGTGTTGCAAGGGTTATTAACATGTTATTAACGTGTTCTTAAATGttattaactgttatt
Above is a genomic segment from Etheostoma spectabile isolate EspeVRDwgs_2016 chromosome 20, UIUC_Espe_1.0, whole genome shotgun sequence containing:
- the LOC116670579 gene encoding uncharacterized protein LOC116670579 — encoded protein: MAAVTELSFLLVALINSIHAGEHIIIQEEGSSYTFTPPKNTISCLISRFVGGENLVLWNTSDLWSNQSSVPRPLKRRRVSRVKTSSYTIRRLTQSDSGPYREECWTEGTVTHGTNITIMVCSSSSVGRRDIRARLGETVDLPCDRAAGNQYVQWLKKDSRYNQGTWSRVFGDKTTSEIEDVRGRYQVVTNSSDLRVSNVTATDFRWYSCLVMDQQQCVSSETLALRPLYEVIHGSVGETVVLPCTVADSTDEQPPHWRKYNPKTHSYHDPGLLNQTDCSVDQNYSLVFPSLMLHHSGRYHCDASWREQLYDLVVCPTFGPPAVELFSEGDDVTLRCTDRRKGRGHLWFIKSDRTEGRVFNVKPDQSMSRVRWNYDNGNLVISNISVGDLGGYWCAVIDDDDFLCESAERTILVYIEPFGIYSTFFKVRCSVLSVLLLMFCAATGLDDRVHGSRKEVEEEQCVCSFIVDSEEQSGDDN